Proteins co-encoded in one Phoenix dactylifera cultivar Barhee BC4 unplaced genomic scaffold, palm_55x_up_171113_PBpolish2nd_filt_p 001097F, whole genome shotgun sequence genomic window:
- the LOC120107972 gene encoding zinc finger BED domain-containing protein RICESLEEPER 2-like translates to MSDGQHEFDQHASTAYSANELVELENIIDKDDAMDEMEKMGTGQSSDDPNRRKRSEVWTEFDIVTVDGNTKAKCNYCSAKLVWKKGGATTHLKRHLNACMPRKLSKPSEDKDLKQSLLSFDVTQGHAMLATYKYDKDKIREILAKMFIVHEYPFRMVEHQFFVLFCKALNPKFELIKRVTLRNDCMKMFAIEKQKLRSMLRNVDRISLTTDLWTSNQTIGYICITGHFLDSEWKLQKRILNFCSLAPPHTGIAIADCILQCLTEWEIEDKVSTITLDNASSNDTAVKVLRDNFAIKGKLYFSGKIFHIRCCAHVLNLMVQDGLAEIRDVIENIRESVKYLKMSPSRLHKFTEIVKQLKLSTSKILQLDVPTRWNSTYEMLESALEFKPVFPMYKERDSNYKWLPSEEDWIRATEVSKFLEIFNEVTEVFSGRQYPTSNLFLNEIWRVKEKLNDMSFDTRDFVVRMTRRMNEKFEKYWGDCNLLMAIGAVLDPRYKMQLIMDK, encoded by the exons atGTCAGATGGCCAACATGAATTCGATCAACATGCCTCTACAGCTTATAGTGCAAATGAACTTGTTGAATTGGAAAATATTATTGATAAAGATGATGCAATGGATGAAATGGAAAAAATGGGTACAGGACAATCTTCGGATGACCCAAATAGGAGGAAGAGATCTGAGGTGTGGACTGAATTTGATATCGTAACAGTAGATGGCAACACAAAGGCAAAATGCAATTATTGCAGTGCTAAATTGGTATGGAAGAAGGGGGGTGCCACAACTCATCTCAAAAGACATTTAAATGCTTGCATGCCTCGAAAACTTTCTAAGCCTAGCGAAGACAAAGACTTAAAACAAAGCTTATTGTCGTTTGATGTTACTCAAGGTCATGCAATGCTAGCAACTTACAAGTATGACAAAGACAAGATAAGAGAGATTCTTGCAAAGATGTTTATAGTGCATGAGTATCCTTTTAGGATGGTGGAACATCAGTTCTTTGTTTTATTCTGTAAAGCTCTTAACCCAAAATTTGAGCTAATAAAGCGGGTTACTTTGAGAAATGACTGCATGAAAATGTTTGCAATTGAGAAGCAAAAGTTGAGGTCAATGTTAAGAAATGTTGATAGAATTAGCTTAACGACTGATCTATGGACCTCAAATCAAACAATAGGGTACATTTGTATCACTGGACATTTTTTAGATTCTGAATGGAAGTTGCAAAagagaattttaaatttttgtagCTTGGCACCTCCCCACACGGGAATTGCTATTGCTGATTGTATTCTTCAGTGTCTAACTGAATGGGAGATTGAAGATAAGGTTTCCACTATTACGTTAGACAATGCATCTTCGAATGACACAGCAGTTAAAGTCTTGAGGGATAATTTTGCAATCAAAGGAAAGCTTTACTTCAGTGGAAAAATATTTCATATTCGCTGTTGTGCACATGTTTTGAACCTAATGGTACAAGATGGTTTAGCAGAAATACGGGATGTAATTGAGAATATCCGCGAAAGTGTgaaatatctgaagatgtctcCTTCACGACTTCATAAGTTTACTGAAATTGTTAAACAGTTGAAGTTGTCAACCTCTAAAATTCTTCAACTTGATGTGCCTACTCGatggaactcaacatatgaaATGCTAGAGTCGGCATTGGAGTTCAAACCGGTGTTTCCAATGTACAAGGAAAGAGACTCCAACTATAAATGGTTACCATCCGAGGAGGACTGGATACGAGCTACAGAGGTTTCaaaatttttggaaatttttaatGAAGTCACAGAAGTGTTCTCAGGACGTCAATATCCAACTTCAAATTTGTTCCTTAATGAAATTTGGAGAGTGAAGGAGAAattaaatgatatgtcctttgatACTAGAGATTTTGTGGTGCGCATGACTCGAAGAATGAATGAAAAATTTGAGAAGTATTGGGGAGACTGTAACTTACTAATGGCAATTGGAGCAGTTTTGGATCCTCGCTATAAAATGCAGCTCATT ATGGACAAATAG
- the LOC120107974 gene encoding zinc finger BED domain-containing protein DAYSLEEPER-like, whose protein sequence is MWAQQHRNAIPSNKTELDMYLEEDIFKPSDEDYDKFDALNWWKANTLKFRYLSKMARDILSIPITTVASEAAFSAGGRVLDQYRSSLKPETVQALICTGDWLLQELGLEQSSNVDEEFTQWNTETGLNEST, encoded by the exons ATGTGGGCTCAACAACATAGGAATGCTATTCCTTCAAACAAAACTGAGTTGGACATGTATCTAGAAGAAGATATTTTCAAGCCTAGTGATGAAGACTATGACAAGTTTGATGCTTTAAATTGGTGGAAAGCCAACACTTTAAAATTTCGCTATCTATCAAAAATGGCTCGGGACATACTATCCATTCCTATTACTACTGTTGCTTCAGAGGCTGCATTTAGTGCTGGAGGTAGAGTGCTTGATCAATATCGTAGCTCTTTGAAGCCTGAGACTGTACAAGCTTTGATTTGTACTGGAGATTGGTTGCTTCAAGAGCTTGGATTGGAGCAGTCATCAAAT GTTGATGAAGAGTTTACGCAATGGAACACCGAGACTGGTCTAAACGAGAGTACTTGA